The Sporosarcina ureae genome includes a region encoding these proteins:
- a CDS encoding EutP/PduV family microcompartment system protein: MRNKAMLIGAVRAGKSTLTNALLGRKVEAFKTQTLSYYDWIVDTPGEYTENPMFYKNIMATALEVTHVLYLQDATSEKMIFPPGFSMGIPKLPIGVITKCDLPEADIDRSLGMLKTVMSEGPIVMVSSVTGMGVQHLKELTKLNDLQAMRHYVESTADEHLIFLG, encoded by the coding sequence ATGCGAAACAAGGCAATGCTAATCGGTGCAGTACGGGCGGGGAAGTCTACATTAACAAATGCTTTATTGGGCCGAAAAGTAGAAGCTTTCAAGACGCAAACGCTCAGTTATTATGATTGGATTGTTGATACGCCAGGAGAATACACAGAAAATCCAATGTTCTACAAAAATATTATGGCTACCGCGCTTGAAGTGACGCACGTACTGTATTTGCAGGATGCAACGAGCGAAAAGATGATCTTCCCACCAGGTTTTAGCATGGGAATCCCTAAATTGCCGATTGGTGTCATCACCAAATGCGACCTCCCTGAAGCGGATATAGACCGTTCACTTGGCATGCTCAAAACGGTTATGAGCGAAGGACCTATCGTCATGGTTTCCTCTGTAACGGGCATGGGAGTCCAACATCTTAAGGAATTGACAAAGCTGAACGACCTTCAAGCAATGCGGCATTACGTCGAGTCAACAGCCGACGAGCACTTGATCTTTCTAGGCTAA
- the eutS gene encoding ethanolamine utilization microcompartment protein EutS — translation MSEEKKRFIQEFVPGKQITLSHLIANPDSDMFQKLGIQEAGALGILTCTPSETVIIAGDLATKAANVRIGFLDRFTGSLVIVGSVSEVEMAMLEINRFLSEKLSYTPSEITKS, via the coding sequence ATGAGCGAAGAAAAGAAACGGTTTATACAGGAATTCGTTCCAGGAAAACAGATTACACTTAGTCATTTGATTGCTAATCCTGATTCCGATATGTTTCAGAAGTTAGGTATACAGGAAGCGGGTGCCTTAGGTATTCTTACGTGTACACCAAGTGAAACAGTCATTATTGCGGGAGACTTGGCAACGAAAGCAGCGAATGTCCGCATTGGATTTCTCGATCGATTTACAGGTAGCCTTGTCATTGTAGGCAGTGTCTCAGAAGTAGAGATGGCTATGCTGGAGATTAACCGATTTCTATCGGAGAAGTTAAGTTATACGCCATCTGAAATTACAAAATCATAA
- the eutH gene encoding ethanolamine utilization protein EutH, with translation MEMIGTVIVYIIMACAIAGAFASIKNPEEGLGKEFMSGLHAVGHIFVPAAGIMASIPYLTWFISKFIGPIFNSIGADPAIAATTILASDMGGYQLAEALKVTNEGWIMALIVGFMSGATIVFSIPMGLAMLDKRDHKYMALGIMSGVLTIPIGAFIASVLVVLFNTDVRDVISTTATSNYEFAIGYLQIFINLLPLLLFVVLIAVGLKFVPRIMINGFMLFGRVMDAAIKLVLVFSIVEIFTGIFTKIFGVWGFDPIMADKADQFRALETAGYIGIMLAGAFPMIYLIRKYMGTPLEAAGKKIGLSPEGSAGLLATVANILAMFSLVRYMRPKDKVINIAFAVCAAFLLGDHLSFTANFQPNIILPVILGKLSAGIIAVIIAYKLSVPTALRLEKQDREAGIIKKGEYETENVEPEAPAAKA, from the coding sequence ATGGAAATGATCGGTACAGTCATTGTATATATCATCATGGCCTGTGCAATTGCAGGGGCATTTGCTTCAATAAAGAATCCTGAAGAGGGATTGGGTAAGGAATTTATGTCTGGATTACACGCGGTAGGACATATCTTCGTTCCCGCGGCAGGAATTATGGCATCGATTCCATACTTAACATGGTTCATCAGTAAATTTATCGGTCCGATTTTCAACTCGATCGGGGCAGATCCGGCAATTGCCGCAACGACGATTCTAGCTTCAGATATGGGTGGATACCAGTTAGCGGAAGCGTTAAAAGTAACAAATGAAGGATGGATCATGGCATTAATCGTCGGTTTCATGTCGGGAGCAACGATTGTATTCTCCATTCCGATGGGTCTTGCGATGCTTGATAAACGGGACCATAAATATATGGCACTTGGTATCATGTCGGGTGTACTGACCATTCCGATCGGTGCTTTCATTGCGTCTGTTTTAGTTGTCTTATTCAATACGGATGTGCGTGATGTGATCAGCACGACTGCAACATCTAATTATGAGTTTGCAATTGGTTATTTACAAATTTTCATAAACTTATTGCCATTATTACTATTTGTTGTCTTAATTGCGGTTGGACTGAAATTCGTCCCGCGTATTATGATTAACGGGTTTATGTTGTTTGGCCGTGTGATGGATGCAGCTATTAAACTGGTGTTAGTGTTCTCTATCGTTGAAATATTTACAGGGATCTTCACTAAAATCTTTGGCGTTTGGGGATTCGATCCCATTATGGCGGATAAAGCCGATCAGTTCCGTGCGCTTGAAACGGCTGGATATATTGGTATTATGTTAGCAGGTGCCTTCCCAATGATTTACTTGATTCGAAAGTATATGGGAACACCTTTGGAAGCTGCTGGAAAGAAAATTGGGCTTTCGCCTGAAGGCAGTGCAGGTCTACTTGCAACTGTCGCGAATATCTTAGCGATGTTCTCGTTAGTTCGCTATATGAGACCGAAAGACAAAGTGATTAACATCGCATTCGCAGTATGTGCGGCGTTCTTGCTGGGTGATCACTTATCTTTCACAGCGAATTTCCAGCCGAATATTATTTTACCGGTTATACTAGGTAAGTTGAGTGCGGGAATCATCGCAGTTATCATTGCGTACAAGCTATCTGTACCAACGGCATTAAGGCTAGAAAAGCAAGATCGTGAAGCTGGAATTATTAAAAAGGGTGAGTACGAAACGGAAAACGTTGAACCAGAAGCTCCTGCGGCTAAAGCATAA
- a CDS encoding ANTAR domain-containing response regulator, giving the protein MSKRILIAEDESIIRMDLKMTLQDHGYEVVGEAGDGDRAIELAFLHKPDLILMDIKMPKMNGLKASRIIGEQLDIPVLIITAYSQKEFVEKAQQDNVVGYLVKPISEASLIPAIEVALHQSSKAKRLKDSIQHAKQQVEKRKVVERAKGILMNTEHLTEQQAFKKMRDTSMSRQMTMESLAMEIIDSHK; this is encoded by the coding sequence ATGAGTAAACGAATCTTGATAGCAGAAGATGAATCAATTATTCGCATGGACCTGAAAATGACCTTGCAAGACCATGGCTATGAAGTCGTTGGGGAAGCTGGTGACGGAGACAGAGCGATAGAGTTGGCTTTTTTGCATAAACCTGATTTAATATTGATGGATATTAAAATGCCGAAGATGAATGGGCTGAAAGCGAGCCGAATCATTGGAGAGCAACTGGATATACCAGTTTTAATCATTACTGCATACAGTCAAAAGGAATTCGTGGAAAAGGCTCAGCAGGACAATGTGGTCGGTTATTTAGTTAAACCTATTTCTGAAGCTAGTTTAATTCCTGCAATTGAAGTGGCACTTCATCAATCCAGTAAAGCTAAGAGATTAAAGGACAGCATTCAGCATGCGAAGCAGCAAGTGGAAAAGCGGAAAGTTGTGGAACGAGCAAAAGGTATATTGATGAATACAGAGCACTTAACCGAGCAACAAGCATTTAAAAAAATGCGTGATACGAGTATGTCACGGCAAATGACAATGGAGTCACTTGCCATGGAAATTATAGATTCGCACAAGTAA